From Mytilus galloprovincialis chromosome 9, xbMytGall1.hap1.1, whole genome shotgun sequence, the proteins below share one genomic window:
- the LOC143045478 gene encoding uncharacterized protein LOC143045478 isoform X1, whose amino-acid sequence MKLYSFLGRLYFLILIYIPSTTWSFPYEKRSYSHVDTIFNKRKHIKEDTYVNNKLKLQFNIKDPARNVIFKRTDVHYVQLPQEVKYVTTGTHKYSGNVREYKNSNSEDVSLAEALTQESEENKSSFSMVLPIAGTLTVLFSMSILVAIFQCCCRKKRQTSQSEEVKTRNDKQVDSGKDSGDELLKDEEKIHTENKGSEEKEKEITSIKSKIKAFEGVIPTKPSPGPVRHVRKRPESNAFKALENQGIVYGMGKSPSRLSKTPEDENQNATVSEEVTRTERETTPDDDLGGYKQPENPDVVIADVDENDEFGVIVRDTSVLRSHKRAPPPKNRNRSSAAVRRKRARETNPDVLFNDSSNNSSLAVPDDLELVNSDKVSVKSDTSDSKDRKKDKTDSSDRNKNKTDSAEKSKQKKDKIKILNDKDLIEKKREETPTIVTSDHSDDNIIDISKQEVPPEVFSGGNIFMHIDPTVKKNAVKVEKKPATPPPIPRVRTSQLSVEERKEKAKSTPLLTSHEDLAKALGKLKSPSKENNSAKTAGKNRSSTDLSSNTKM is encoded by the exons ATGAAGTTGTATTCATTTTTAGGACgtttgtattttttaatattaatttatatacCATCGACAACATGGTCATTTCCATATGAAAAGAGATCTTATTCCCATGTGGATACGATATTCAACAAAAGAAAGCACATCAAAGAAGATACATATGTAAATAATAAGTTAAAACTGCAATTTAATATCAAGGATCCTGCCagaaatgttatatttaaacGAACAGATGTACATTATGTACAACTGCCTCAGGAAGTTAAGTATGTTACAACCGGTACACACAAATATTCAGGAAATGTTAGAGAATATAAAAATAGTAATAGTGAAGATGTGAGTCTTGCCGAGGCATTGACTCAGGAATCAGAGGAGAATAAGTCATCATTTAGTATGGTTCTACCTATAGCAGGGACTTTAACTGTCTTATTTAGTATGTCAATATTAGTGGCTATATTCCAATGTTGTTGTCGGAAAAAACGACAAACTTCACAATCAGAAGAAGTGAAGACACGAAATGATAAACAAGTGGATTCTGGAAAAGATTCCGGAGATGAACTTCTAAAAGATGAAGAGAAAATTCATACTGAAAATAAGGG atcagaagaaaaagaaaaggaaataaCATCTATAAAATCAAAGATCAAAGCATTTGAAGGAGTGATACCAACAAAACCATCTCCAGGTCCAGTAAGACATGTGAGGAAACGGCCAGAAAGTAATGCTTTCAAAGCTTTGGAGAACCAGGGAATCGTATATGGCATG ggTAAAAGTCCTTCTAGGCTTTCAAAAACACCTGAGGATGAGAACCAGAATGCAACTGTCTCAGAGGAAGTTACCAGGACAgaaagggagacaactcctgaTGATGATTTAGG AGGATACAAACAGCCAGAGAACCCAGATGTAGTTATTGCTGATGTAGATGAGAATGATGAATTTGGTGTGATAGTCAGAGATACTTCAGTATTGAGATCT CATAAAAGAGCGCCACCTCCAAAGAACAGAAACAGATCATCAGCTGCTGTTAGAAGAAAACGAGCAAGGGAGACAAATCCAGATGTT CTTTTTAATGACAGTTCAAACAACTCATCTTTAGCGGTTCCAGATGACCTTGAACTAGTGAACTCAGACAAAGTTAGTGTTAAAAGTGATACAAGTGattcaaaagacagaaaaaaagacaaaacagatTCGTCTGataggaataaaaataaaactgattctgctgaaaaaagtaaacaaaagaaagacaaaattaaaattCTGAATGACAAGGATTTAATTGAGAAGAAAAGGGAAGAAACTCCGACTATAGTGACTTCTGATCATAGTGATgacaatataatagatatatcTAAACAGGAAGTGCCACCCGAAGTGTTCTCAGGAGGAAATATATTCATGCACATTGATCCTACTGTGAAGAAAAATGCTGTTAAAGTAGAAAAGAAACCAGCTACACCTCCTCCTATCCCACGAGTACGGACCAGTCAACTTA gtgtagaagaaagaaaagaaaaagccAAATCTACGCCATTATTAACTAGTCATGAAGATCTTGCAAAAG CTCTTGGTAAACTCAAGTCTCCCAGCAAAGAG AATAACAGTGCTAAGACTGCTGGAAAGAATCGTTCATCCACCGATCTCTCATCTAACACTAAAATGTGA
- the LOC143045478 gene encoding uncharacterized protein LOC143045478 isoform X2: protein MGKSPSRLSKTPEDENQNATVSEEVTRTERETTPDDDLGGYKQPENPDVVIADVDENDEFGVIVRDTSVLRSHKRAPPPKNRNRSSAAVRRKRARETNPDVLFNDSSNNSSLAVPDDLELVNSDKVSVKSDTSDSKDRKKDKTDSSDRNKNKTDSAEKSKQKKDKIKILNDKDLIEKKREETPTIVTSDHSDDNIIDISKQEVPPEVFSGGNIFMHIDPTVKKNAVKVEKKPATPPPIPRVRTSQLSVEERKEKAKSTPLLTSHEDLAKALGKLKSPSKENNSAKTAGKNRSSTDLSSNTKM from the exons ATG ggTAAAAGTCCTTCTAGGCTTTCAAAAACACCTGAGGATGAGAACCAGAATGCAACTGTCTCAGAGGAAGTTACCAGGACAgaaagggagacaactcctgaTGATGATTTAGG AGGATACAAACAGCCAGAGAACCCAGATGTAGTTATTGCTGATGTAGATGAGAATGATGAATTTGGTGTGATAGTCAGAGATACTTCAGTATTGAGATCT CATAAAAGAGCGCCACCTCCAAAGAACAGAAACAGATCATCAGCTGCTGTTAGAAGAAAACGAGCAAGGGAGACAAATCCAGATGTT CTTTTTAATGACAGTTCAAACAACTCATCTTTAGCGGTTCCAGATGACCTTGAACTAGTGAACTCAGACAAAGTTAGTGTTAAAAGTGATACAAGTGattcaaaagacagaaaaaaagacaaaacagatTCGTCTGataggaataaaaataaaactgattctgctgaaaaaagtaaacaaaagaaagacaaaattaaaattCTGAATGACAAGGATTTAATTGAGAAGAAAAGGGAAGAAACTCCGACTATAGTGACTTCTGATCATAGTGATgacaatataatagatatatcTAAACAGGAAGTGCCACCCGAAGTGTTCTCAGGAGGAAATATATTCATGCACATTGATCCTACTGTGAAGAAAAATGCTGTTAAAGTAGAAAAGAAACCAGCTACACCTCCTCCTATCCCACGAGTACGGACCAGTCAACTTA gtgtagaagaaagaaaagaaaaagccAAATCTACGCCATTATTAACTAGTCATGAAGATCTTGCAAAAG CTCTTGGTAAACTCAAGTCTCCCAGCAAAGAG AATAACAGTGCTAAGACTGCTGGAAAGAATCGTTCATCCACCGATCTCTCATCTAACACTAAAATGTGA